One Aphidius gifuensis isolate YNYX2018 linkage group LG5, ASM1490517v1, whole genome shotgun sequence genomic region harbors:
- the LOC122857587 gene encoding probable protein phosphatase CG10417 isoform X2 yields MGAYLSKPITKKISTDEIGQNVAFGASSMQGWRVSQEDAHNCCINFDGNASLFAVYDGHGGHEVAHYCSQKLPEFIKETDAYKRGDVRQALIDAFLGFDATLTKPEIIKILKEIAGTKVSHTDKAEACDSDEVSHLRMEAEMPLEQLIGQYGPESDASKNENCSKKGSSSSWGTSEADVSSSSSSSQPCASTSGINDKIDIKDDKDEQILHSTTSNGEVSHSEDTVDKKEVKSELPDSSEDVNEQVSSKNEIKIEAEVNGKNKSSCDTNSSKVDSVSSSCAFVKNGEACQQESISSSFRKAPLRREFIRQIISRVKFGQSGDDDNENDNDDDDDDDDDDDDDDDDDDDDDDDDDDEDNDDDDEDNDDDDDDDDDDDTEDLDEDEDSSIDDEFDDDEYEAENNFTISEEPGSDSGCTAVVALLHGENLYVANAGDSRCVLCRDGEALELSLDHKPEDTPEIKRIVRAGGKVTADGRVNGGLNLSRAIGDHAYKQNTQLPPEDQMISAVPDIRHILIDPKRDEFLILACDGIWNFMSSSEVVKFVKERINDAGDNISKVCEELFDHCLSPNTLGDGTGCDNMTAVIVKFKNLTPIPKNNIENNEVEDTKKRKATQNPESNESVTNDNPIDEKRAKIEAV; encoded by the exons ATGGGGGCATATCTTTCAAAGccgataacaaaaaaaatctcgaCTGACGAGATAGGACAGAATGTGGCGTTTGGCGCGAGTTCTATGCAAGGGTGGAGAGTCAGTCAAGAG GATGCTCACAATTGCTGCATAAACTTTGATGGAAATGCCTCACTATTTGCTGTTTATGATGGCCATGGTGGTCATGAAGTTGCTCATTATTGTTCCCAAAAGTTGCCTGAATTTATCAAGGAAACTGATGCTTATAAACGTGGTGATGTTAGGCAAGCCTTGATTGATGCTTTCCTCGGTTTTGATGCAACACTAACAAAACcagaaatcataaaaattttgaaagaaATAGCAGGAACAAAAGTATCTCATACTGACAAAGCTGAAGCTTGCGATTCTGATGAAGTCAGTCATCTACGGATGGAAGCTGAAATGCCACTTGAACAACTTATTGGTCAATATGGACCTGAATCAGATGCatctaaaaatgaaaattgctcCAAAAAAG GCAGTTCAAGTTCATGGGGGACAAGTGAAGCTGATGTCAGCAGTTCAAGTAGTAGCAGCCAACCGTGTGCCTCAACATCAggtataaatgataaaattgatattaaagaTGATAAAGATGAACAAATATTACACTCAACAACAAGTAATGGTGAAGTATCGCATAGTGAAGATactgttgataaaaaagaagTAAAGTCAGAATTACCTGACAGTTCCGAAGATGTTAATGAACAagtatcatcaaaaaatgagATCAAAATTGAGGCTGAAgttaatggtaaaaataaatcaagttgtGATACTAATAGCAGTAAAGTCGATAGTGTTTCAAGCTCATGTGCATTTGTGAAAAATGGTGAAGCTTGTCAGCAAGAATCGATCAGTAGCAGTTTTCGAAAAGCACCCTTGAGACGTGAGTTTATACGACAAATAATTTCAAGAGTGAAATTTGGTCAATCTGgcgatgatgataatgaaaacgataatgatgatgatgatgatgatgatgatgatgatgatgatgatgatgatgatgatgatgatgatgatgatgatgatgatgatgaagataatgatgacgatgatgaagataatgatgatgatgacgatgatgatgatgatgatgatacggAGGATCTCGATGAGGATGAAGATTCAAGTATAGATGATGAATTTGACGACGATGAATATGAAGCTGAAAATAACTTCACTATATCTGAAGAACCAGGCTCAGATTCAGGTTGTACTGCTGTTGTTGCACTTCTTCATGGTGAAAACTTGTATGTTGCAAATGCTGGTGATTCAAGATGTGTCTTATGTCGTGATGGTGAAGCACTTGAGCTCAGTTTGGATCATAAACCTGAAGATACAccagaaataaaaagaattgttAGAGCTGGTGGTAAAGTAACTGCTGATGGAAGAGTCAATGGCGGTCTTAATCTTTCAAGAGCGATTGGTGATCATGCCTACAAACAAAATACACAACTTCCACCTGAAGATCAAATGATTTCAGCAGTTCCTGATATTAggcatattttaattgatccaAAAAGAGATGAATTTCTTATCTTAGCTTGTGATGGAATTTGGAATTTTATGTCTAGTTCTGAAGTCGTGAAGTTCGTCAAAGAGAGAATCAATGATGCTGgagataatatttcaaaagttTGTGAAGAG CTTTTTGACCACTGCTTATCTCCCAACACACTTGGTGACGGCACAGGCTGTGACAATATGACAGcagttattgttaaatttaaaaatttaacaccaattcccaaaaataatattgaaaataacgaagttgaagatacaaaaaaaagaaaagcaaCACAAAATCCAGAATCCAATGAATCTGTTACAAATGACAATCCCATTGATGAAAAACGAGCTAAAATTGAAGCCGTttga
- the LOC122857587 gene encoding probable protein phosphatase CG10417 isoform X1: MGAYLSKPITKKISTDEIGQNVAFGASSMQGWRVSQEDAHNCCINFDGNASLFAVYDGHGGHEVAHYCSQKLPEFIKETDAYKRGDVRQALIDAFLGFDATLTKPEIIKILKEIAGTKVSHTDKAEACDSDEVSHLRMEAEMPLEQLIGQYGPESDASKNENCSKKGISNSYFRCRKAKDKDPSCSGSSSSWGTSEADVSSSSSSSQPCASTSGINDKIDIKDDKDEQILHSTTSNGEVSHSEDTVDKKEVKSELPDSSEDVNEQVSSKNEIKIEAEVNGKNKSSCDTNSSKVDSVSSSCAFVKNGEACQQESISSSFRKAPLRREFIRQIISRVKFGQSGDDDNENDNDDDDDDDDDDDDDDDDDDDDDDDDDDEDNDDDDEDNDDDDDDDDDDDTEDLDEDEDSSIDDEFDDDEYEAENNFTISEEPGSDSGCTAVVALLHGENLYVANAGDSRCVLCRDGEALELSLDHKPEDTPEIKRIVRAGGKVTADGRVNGGLNLSRAIGDHAYKQNTQLPPEDQMISAVPDIRHILIDPKRDEFLILACDGIWNFMSSSEVVKFVKERINDAGDNISKVCEELFDHCLSPNTLGDGTGCDNMTAVIVKFKNLTPIPKNNIENNEVEDTKKRKATQNPESNESVTNDNPIDEKRAKIEAV; this comes from the exons ATGGGGGCATATCTTTCAAAGccgataacaaaaaaaatctcgaCTGACGAGATAGGACAGAATGTGGCGTTTGGCGCGAGTTCTATGCAAGGGTGGAGAGTCAGTCAAGAG GATGCTCACAATTGCTGCATAAACTTTGATGGAAATGCCTCACTATTTGCTGTTTATGATGGCCATGGTGGTCATGAAGTTGCTCATTATTGTTCCCAAAAGTTGCCTGAATTTATCAAGGAAACTGATGCTTATAAACGTGGTGATGTTAGGCAAGCCTTGATTGATGCTTTCCTCGGTTTTGATGCAACACTAACAAAACcagaaatcataaaaattttgaaagaaATAGCAGGAACAAAAGTATCTCATACTGACAAAGCTGAAGCTTGCGATTCTGATGAAGTCAGTCATCTACGGATGGAAGCTGAAATGCCACTTGAACAACTTATTGGTCAATATGGACCTGAATCAGATGCatctaaaaatgaaaattgctcCAAAAAAGGTATTTCAAATTCATACTTTCGTTGTAGAAAAGCTAAAGATAAAGATCCATCATGTTCAGGCAGTTCAAGTTCATGGGGGACAAGTGAAGCTGATGTCAGCAGTTCAAGTAGTAGCAGCCAACCGTGTGCCTCAACATCAggtataaatgataaaattgatattaaagaTGATAAAGATGAACAAATATTACACTCAACAACAAGTAATGGTGAAGTATCGCATAGTGAAGATactgttgataaaaaagaagTAAAGTCAGAATTACCTGACAGTTCCGAAGATGTTAATGAACAagtatcatcaaaaaatgagATCAAAATTGAGGCTGAAgttaatggtaaaaataaatcaagttgtGATACTAATAGCAGTAAAGTCGATAGTGTTTCAAGCTCATGTGCATTTGTGAAAAATGGTGAAGCTTGTCAGCAAGAATCGATCAGTAGCAGTTTTCGAAAAGCACCCTTGAGACGTGAGTTTATACGACAAATAATTTCAAGAGTGAAATTTGGTCAATCTGgcgatgatgataatgaaaacgataatgatgatgatgatgatgatgatgatgatgatgatgatgatgatgatgatgatgatgatgatgatgatgatgatgatgatgaagataatgatgacgatgatgaagataatgatgatgatgacgatgatgatgatgatgatgatacggAGGATCTCGATGAGGATGAAGATTCAAGTATAGATGATGAATTTGACGACGATGAATATGAAGCTGAAAATAACTTCACTATATCTGAAGAACCAGGCTCAGATTCAGGTTGTACTGCTGTTGTTGCACTTCTTCATGGTGAAAACTTGTATGTTGCAAATGCTGGTGATTCAAGATGTGTCTTATGTCGTGATGGTGAAGCACTTGAGCTCAGTTTGGATCATAAACCTGAAGATACAccagaaataaaaagaattgttAGAGCTGGTGGTAAAGTAACTGCTGATGGAAGAGTCAATGGCGGTCTTAATCTTTCAAGAGCGATTGGTGATCATGCCTACAAACAAAATACACAACTTCCACCTGAAGATCAAATGATTTCAGCAGTTCCTGATATTAggcatattttaattgatccaAAAAGAGATGAATTTCTTATCTTAGCTTGTGATGGAATTTGGAATTTTATGTCTAGTTCTGAAGTCGTGAAGTTCGTCAAAGAGAGAATCAATGATGCTGgagataatatttcaaaagttTGTGAAGAG CTTTTTGACCACTGCTTATCTCCCAACACACTTGGTGACGGCACAGGCTGTGACAATATGACAGcagttattgttaaatttaaaaatttaacaccaattcccaaaaataatattgaaaataacgaagttgaagatacaaaaaaaagaaaagcaaCACAAAATCCAGAATCCAATGAATCTGTTACAAATGACAATCCCATTGATGAAAAACGAGCTAAAATTGAAGCCGTttga
- the LOC122857603 gene encoding intraflagellar transport protein 20 homolog, protein MTDSLAKYAVYIDDFSKICVLEPDVVNQSEKLKTDCYGFITKTTDFKQKSDEFISQMDELAKDVEREKMQTIGARNVFRSVAKQRETEKRKIQTLMMEKAMELERLRIEFESLKKIEVEQLETIEHLTVN, encoded by the exons ATGACAGATTCCTTAGCAAAGTACGCTGTATATATCGATGATTTTAGCAAAATCTGCGTTTTGGAACCAGACGTAGTAAATcaaagtgaaaaattaaaaacagacTGCTATGGCTTTATTACGA AAACAACagattttaaacaaaaatcagATGAATTTATATCACAAATGGATGAATTGGCAAAAGATGTAGAACGAGAAAAAATGCAAACAATAGGAGCAAGAAATGTTTTTCGATCTGTTGCTAAGCAACGAGAGacagagaaaagaaaaatacag ACGCTAATGATGGAAAAGGCAATGGAACTCGAGAGACTACGAATTGAATTTGagtcgttaaaaaaaatagaagtgGAACAACTTGAAACTATTGAGCACTTAACAgttaattga